The genomic region tccattgttccctcactcgagaacaagaccccgagatccttgaactccttcacttggggtgaggcttcattccctacctggagtggacagtccatcggtttcctgctgagaaccatggcctcagatttggaggtgctgatcctcatcccagccgcttcacactcggccgcgaaccgatccagtgagtgctgaaggtcacagaccgatgaagtcattaggaccacatcatctgcaaaaagcagtggtgcaatccttagcccaccgaactgcagaccccctcccccacgactacgcctcgaaatcctgtccatgaataccacaaacaggattggtgacaaagcgcagccctggcggaggccaaccctcaccggaaatcggtcggacgtgctaccgaggacccggacacagctctcgctttgggagtacagagattggatggccctgagtagagaccccctcaccccatactcccacagGACCTCCCACAGcatctccctgggaacccggtcatacgccttctccaaatccacaaagcacatgtagaccggatgagcgtactcccaggccccctccaggatccttgcgagagtgaaaagctggtccgtcgttccatgACCAGGAcaaaaaccgcattgttcctcttcaatctgaggttcgacaacATGAGGTTGTCCCCCGACAACAAACGGCCATTGCTCCGGAAACCCCTCTCATGCAACAATCAGAATCACAGTTGGATAATAATCATAGTTATTCTGATAATAATTCAACCACGTCCTCAGGTTTTAGTGTGAGTGCTGCGGGCCAACGGACTGCTGGTCCTCTGGATCAACGGGCTTCTGCCGAACCCTTTTTAAGTTGCCAATGACGGCTTTCTTAGGGTGAGCTTCCTGTGGGGTCTTCCCCCCACCCGTGCAGATAGATAGAGCTGATAAAAAGCACACTGTATTCTAGTCTCTGTATGTTTAGAGCAGAGCAACAGCTTGTGAAGTAAGCTAATGTAGGCTAGCATAGCATTAGCTTAGCGTCTCCAGGTGGCCATAAGTACCCAGCAGTCAGTGAATATAATCCCACTGTTACACATCATGATTAGAGTAAAGACATATTTAATATCCCACTTATGGTAGGACAGGCAGCGCTAAATATAATGCTCATATTTCACCATCCTGAAGCACTCTTATTGTTTGGGTTGATGTTTATCCATCAGCATCTATGTTCCACATCTCCCTAACGACGAATTTAGGAGTGTTTGTGGCGCTTCATGGATGTTCCCTGGGTCAACATGTCTGAAGGTCTGCTGACATGTCCTCAGCAGGTTGGACAGTGTCACGCCAGACTGGCTGTTTCCATCTGTCTCACGATGTTATGTCTTCTCTCTCGCCCATCAGGAGGTCCTGAGAAACTGAATGTGGGTCTGAACCAGATTTAAAGAGAGTATACTTCAGGACTTTCACTGTGTGATTTATAGGTCAGAAGCCATGCGGATGAACTCCAACACATTCAGCTCTCTTTGTAAACAGTCAAATCAAAAGTACGGAAAGCAGAGAGGGACATTTTCAAACAGAGGCGACTTTGACTTTCTTAAACAGCTACTGTGACCGCCTGTCTCTCCTGGAGGCTGAGATTCTCAGAGCCGTACGGGTACGTGAAGCGGGTTTTAACGTCTGGACTGAATCAGCGCTGATTCAGAAACGGAAAACATTTTGATGCAgttttgttggttttctttctttgtgtgttttttaagaagACGTTCGGTGTGAAAATGCAAAAGGCTCACCCTTGATGAACTGTTCCCCATCATGCCTCACTGCTTCATCTGCAGGGACTCTTTTTGGATTTAGAGTTTAAACATaacctgtttgtgtttgtggtgcATCTGTGCTGTAGCTGTTCTTCATGgcgtatatttattttaatattcccATGAGAGGTCGTCTTACATTCAAGATATTTTTCAAAAGCGTGCATGCGTTCCGAGGGAAGACAttgttattacatttatttggattTGTTACGGCTTGTGttgataaaaacatgaattattgAGGATATGAAAGAGAATCTTCCATGGTTTTAGTGAATAAATGATTGTCCATCAAACTCTGACTGCGTCTCGTCTTTATTAAAGGGTTTGAAAAGCACTAACTTAGGTAATTGTTATTTAAGGTAGTATTTCTGTAATTGTTATTTAAGGTAGTATTTCTGTAATTGTTATTTAAGGTGGAATTACTTAAATTGTTATTTAAGGTGGAATTACTTAAATTGTTATTTAAGGTGGAATTtctgtaattattatttaaggTAGTATTACTTAAATTGTTATTTAAGGTGGAATTACTTAAATTGTTATTTAAGGTGGTATTtctgtaattattatttaaggTAGTATTACTTAAATTGTTATTTAAGGTGGAATTACTTAAATTGTTATTTAAGGTGGAATTACTTAAATTGTTATTTAAGGTGGAATTACTTAAATTGTTATTTAAGGTGGAATTACTTAAATTGTTATTTAAGGTGGTATTTCTGTAATTATTTAAACAGCATtaaaaatctgaagaaaatgttgtcttattttaatgatttttttgcttttaattaattttctgtgttttatttgtgcgTAACAATTtataaaatctaataaatatacatgttttttaactttattgttATCCAGTTTAGTGTAAATAAAGTTGTATAAACTGAgcaaaaagcagcaaaaataaTCCAGCGTGTAAAGTGATCTGCAGCAGAGACAAtatatgtactgtgtgtgtgtgtgtgtgtgtgtgtgtgtgtgtgtgtgtgtgtgtgtgtgtgtgtgtgtgtgtgtgtgtgtgtgtgtgtgtgtgtgtgtgcgtgcgtgtgcgcaGCAGCTGCAAAGACtacaggaatgtgtgtgttagatATTCACGCTGCAGCAGCATACGGTCGTGTTTCTATGAACTGATTGTGCAGAACGGGGAAGTCTCTAAATGGGAATGGCCTTTCACTAAAAACCTGAGGCATACTTACTAGCTCACTAAGACTCATGCAGAAActagaaaaacattcaaacccACCATAAAAATATACTAAATTGATAAAGATAGATTCCAAACCTCGATTAAATGACGCATAAGGACTAAACATATGTGCAGAAATACCAAAAGAGGCAAAACGACCTCAAAAAACCTTCAAACCCATCATTAAGACATGCTGAATTACTTAAATTGGTGCTTAGTACCATAGAAAGATGCAAAATGTCTACAAATGGATGCAAAACCACCTTAAAAAGATGCAGCCAGAGAAAGACTACAAAGACGTGCTAGAGATGTACGACCACACAGACAAAGAATCAAATGTCCACTCATCAGGTTTtattacagtaaaacaaataatattccTCATGCACAAATATGATTCAACACTCGTAATTAATGAGAGCTCTTCTTCCTTTTCAGGTCCTCTTAGAGTCCAAACTGTCTCTCTTTATTTATATCAGAGTTTTTATCCGAGTTTCTAAAAGGCGTCCTCAGGTCCAGAgattcttcttctctcctttacTTTAGTTTATCATCGATATTTCTGTTGGTTAAACTGAATGAGACCAACATAAAGACTCAAGAGAGGATCTGAAGGTCCTCCAGCAGAGGATGAATCAGCGTACAGGGATATCCTGCAGCAGCATTGCTAAGAGAACACTGCTGATTAATGACAGCAATGAAGAATaaaacactctttttttctttctgattaAGTCTCCAGATGTTTCACAGTCAAAGACCTTTAAACACCGCATTTCAaaagacttttattgtgaaactttAGCAGGAAGTGTTATAAATCCTAAATTAAGggggggtgtttttttttaatcgattttatgtgttttattctttccttacaatttatcaaattaaatatttattctctttttcttattttagtgTTTATGAAGTTTTTAAACTGACAGAAATTATGACTCGTAATTTCTACGTCAGTCGCTCCATCTCCAGTGTCGCCCCCACGTCCTGATGGGGGGGGTCTGGGTGAGGAGGGGGCTCCCTCCTCCCGTAACAAAGCGCCCACATCAGCGTCAGGCTCAGTGCCATGGCAACGATCTGAGCCACGCCCAGCGCCACGCCGAGCAACCGCAACGCCTGCAGAGCGCCCGACCCCCGCACGAAGCTGAACACCCGGGGGCCGCAACCCTGGAGGTTAATAAAGGAATACATGACTAAATGTAACCTTAAATTAATttagtaaattaaaaaatagaaaataaaatataaaaataaacatttattttaaaaaaagctgataaaatccaattcaaataaaaatgtaaatactaaaagataataaaataaagaccaGCGCCTCACCTCCTGGTGCAGGTcgctgaggtcgtgcaggtgGGCGTGGCCTGCACATCCTGGATACTGATTGGAGCAGCATGAGTCGGGGGGCGTGTCCATCTCTGTCATCTCCAGCCAATCAGTGAAATAGATCACCCCACAGCACTGGAACTACAGGGAGagagtcgtgtgtgtgtgtgtgtgtgtgtgtgtgtgtgtgtgtgtgtgtgtgtgtgtgtgtgtgtgtgtgtgtgtgtgtgtgtgtgtgtgtgtgtgactgtgtgtgtgtgtgtgtgtgtgttacctgtgtctGGATGCtgtcccaggtgtgtgtgagccacTGGTAGCGCTGCAGGCCGTAGTTCTGCATCCGTGACTTCAGACTGATCATATCAGAGATCTGCACCGAGGgctgcacgcacgcacacacacacacgtctgtctctgtggtgtctgtctctgtggtgtctgtctctgtggtgtctctgtggtgtctgtctctgtggtgtctctgtgtcgtctgtctctgtgatgtctgtctctgtggtgtATCTGtggtgtctgtctctgtggtgtctgtctctgtggtgtCTCTGTGGTGTCTCTGCGGTGTCTctgtggtgtctctgtgtcgtctgtctctgtggtgtctgtctctgtggtgtctgtctctgtggtgtATCTGtggtgtctgtctctgtggtgtctgtctctgtggtgtctctgtggtgtctgtctctgttatgtctgtctctgtggtgtCTCTGTGGTGTCTCTGCGGTGTCTCTGtggtgtctgtctctgtggtgtctctgtggtgtctgtctctgtggtgtctgtctctgtggtgtctctgtggtgtctgtctctgtggtgtctctgtggtgtctctgtggtgtctctgtggtgtctgtctctgtggtgtctctgtggtgtctgtctctgtggtgtctgtctctgtggtgtCTGTCTCTGGTGTGTTTTGGTGGATTTGAAACTCttggttttctgtgtgtgtgtgtgtagtggatttcttgtgtgtgtgtccatgtgaaTGAGTTAggtgttgtgtgagtgtgtgtaacaggatatcaatgtgtgtgtattattagCAGATTTCTCCAGCTGCTCGCATGctgcgctctgattggtcggttTCTCACTGGATATTTACATGTGATATTTGTATCTTCTGGATCAGTGATGTTACCTGTTCGTAGGTCCACACCGCGCTGGCCAGCTCCACACAGAAGATCAGCAGCAGACTGCAGAAATactacacacgcacacacacacacacacacacacacacacacacacacacacacacacacacacacacacacacacacacacacacacacacacacacacacacacacacacacacacacacacacacgtgaactTTTGACCTCCTCTCATCAtccatcacacactcctctttCAGAGTCATCTTATCTGTAGAGACACCTGACACCCCCCCCAGGTGAACACACTGCTCCCCCCCAGGTGAACACACTGCTCCCCCCAGGTGAACACACTGCCCACCCCCCAGGTGAACACACTGCCCACCCCCCAGGTGAACACACTGCTCCCCCCCAGGTGAACACACTGCCCACCCCCCAGGTGAACACACTGCTCCCCCCCAGGTGAACACACTGCCCACCCCCCAGGTGAACACACTGCTCCCCCCAAGGGGAACACACTGCTCCCCCCTTAGGTGTTACCCAGGCCAGCAGCAGAAGGTCCCCCCTCAGAGCTCCACAGTACCCCACCATGGCTATGATGATGAGgaagcagcagacagagaggaggacgggatgaagaggagacgaGTAGGAGAGGATAGCCGCCTCCTCCagcctgcacacagacagacagacagacagacagacagacagacagacagacagacagacagacagacagacagacagacagacagacagacagacagacagacagacagacagacagacagacagacagacacacacacacacacacacacacacacacacacacacacacacacacacacacacacacacacacacacacacacacagatgtttctCTTATTAATGCTTCAACGAGTCTGCAGAGACATTGCTgtatttgcagtgtgtgtgtgtgtgtgtgtgtgtgtgtgtgtgtgtgtgtgtgtgtgtgtgtgactgacctGGTGTGAGCTGTCAGGGTCAGGACAGAGTTCAGGGGGTCTCTGATCCACGCTGCCACTCCCAGCACACATGCTGACAtcagctgcaaacacacacacacacacacacacacacacacacacacacagatcagtttCTCTGCCTGTAAATAACCCTCAGAATATGAGACTCGCTCTGTGGCCTACTTTCCTTTAACTCCGTTTATTCTCCCGCATGTTTGAGAGGATTTATTAAACAATTATTCAAATCAGACGTTCAAGAAAAGGGGAATCAAATCTAAGGAAAaccaacataaaatacatttgaggtTTTAAATCTGaccaaaaaaatgaaatgaaataaaataactgaagcTGTAATAAATACATCCAGGAAATGTGTCAAAGTGTGAGGACTGATTGACTGTGAGAACGGTCAGTGAACACATTATGGGATGTTTTCACATGAAAGGAGTTTGTGAAACTGTGACTGAGGGTTACTCCAGCTTCTGTAAAGGCTGTCACTGAATACAGTTCTTCAGTAAACAGACCCCTGTCCCAGGAGAACCACAGGTACTACACACCAGGAGAACCACAGGTACTACACACCAGGAGAACCACAGGTACTACACGCCAGGAGAACCACAGGTACTACACGCCAGGAGAACCACAGGTACTACACGCCAGGAGAACCACAGGTACTACACACCAGGAGAACCACAGGTACTACACACCAGGAGAACCACAGGTACTACACACCAGGAGAACCACAGGTAACTCTTgatgtttattgttattattattattattattatcattattattattattattattattattattattattattattattattattatcattattattattattattattatcattattattattatggttattattattattattattattattattatcattattatttttattattaataatacaataataataataatgataataataataataataatgataataataataataacataataataataataataataataataatataataaccataataatgataataataataataataataataataataataataaccataataataataataataataataaccataataataataataataataataataataaccataataataataataataataataa from Eleginops maclovinus isolate JMC-PN-2008 ecotype Puerto Natales chromosome 17, JC_Emac_rtc_rv5, whole genome shotgun sequence harbors:
- the tspan12 gene encoding tetraspanin-12 isoform X1 codes for the protein MSACVLGVAAWIRDPLNSVLTLTAHTRLEEAAILSYSSPLHPVLLSVCCFLIIIAMVGYCGALRGDLLLLAWYFCSLLLIFCVELASAVWTYEQPSVQISDMISLKSRMQNYGLQRYQWLTHTWDSIQTQFQCCGVIYFTDWLEMTEMDTPPDSCCSNQYPGCAGHAHLHDLSDLHQEGCGPRVFSFVRGSGALQALRLLGVALGVAQIVAMALSLTLMWALCYGRREPPPHPDPPHQDVGATLEMERLT
- the tspan12 gene encoding tetraspanin-12 isoform X2, with protein sequence MARRDAVRCVRGLLYALNLLFWLMSACVLGVAAWIRDPLNSVLTLTAHTRLEEAAILSYSSPLHPVLLSVCCFLIIIAMVGYCGALRGDLLLLAWYFCSLLLIFCVELASAVWTYEQPSVQISDMISLKSRMQNYGLQRYQWLTHTWDSIQTQFQCCGVIYFTDWLEMTEMDTPPDSCCSNQYPGCAGHAHLHDLSDLHQEGCGPRVFSFVRGSGALQALRLLGVALGVAQIVAMALSLTLMWALCYGRREPPPHPDPPHQDVGATLEMERLT